The region CCTTTTGCTGATGGCCCTGCTCGGGTTTGGTCAGTCGATGTGCTGCCACTTCTTCAAAACCAACCTGTAAAGCGGTGTAACCGTCTTTTTCGCTGACCTTTTTTTCAATTACTGGGCAAGGACCGGCCTGAATGACCGTAACGGGGATGACGTTTCCGTCAGCTCCGTAGATTCTGGTCATACCGATCTTGCGCCCAACGATTCCCAAAGTCTTTTTCATGATAGCCTCTCGTTATCCCTACAGCTTGATTTCTACATCAACGCCAGCGGGAAGATTCAGCTTACCCAGAGCATCAACCGTCTGTTGGGTGGGTTCAAGAATGTCCAAAAGGCGTTTGTGTACACGCATTTCAAACTGTTCCCGAGATTTCTTGTCCACATGCACAGACTTCTGAACCGTCTGCTTGTGGATACGTGTCGGCAACGGAATGGGGCCGGCAATGGATGCACCGGTATTACGTGCGGAATCGACAATCTCAGCTACAGCCTTATCCAAAATGCGGTAGTCGTACGCTCTCAATTTTATGCGAATTTTGTCACTATTCATGA is a window of Deltaproteobacteria bacterium HGW-Deltaproteobacteria-18 DNA encoding:
- a CDS encoding 30S ribosomal protein S10, whose product is MNSDKIRIKLRAYDYRILDKAVAEIVDSARNTGASIAGPIPLPTRIHKQTVQKSVHVDKKSREQFEMRVHKRLLDILEPTQQTVDALGKLNLPAGVDVEIKL